A single Clostridia bacterium DNA region contains:
- the flgL gene encoding flagellar hook-associated protein FlgL gives MRVTNTMMANNMMRNLTRNLSRMEKMQEQMASGKKFSRPSDDPIGVSRSLRLNTEVATMEQYRRNADDTQSWMDTTEMAIGNINTVLQRASELAIQAASETNSIDERNTIAGEITQLRNQLIQIGNTNYAGSYIFSGFKTDKPLFTTDGKYDFGGASSLTLDEVIEVNIGMGDKIGMNSVGQRSFGLYSGVGDLDLMTANTLEPQQSMKGKYINATLTDPLNATGSFTLINGSDSATISITGPFTSLTDMEDAITAQLVGTDLEDPHVIVSIKDNKLIFESDNDLTIQSVGLDVTLLGMTNNQKSVSRIDPGDDSQLIAIFNQLITDLTANNTPGISNAISRIENQASNINAIRAEIGVKSNRVELTTNRILDDTLNLKGLLSKNEDADMAEVIMNIKMEENVYQASLSTGARIIQPSLIDFLR, from the coding sequence GCCAGTGGTAAGAAGTTTTCACGTCCTTCTGATGACCCCATAGGGGTATCCAGGAGTTTGAGGCTTAATACTGAAGTGGCGACCATGGAACAGTACAGGAGGAACGCAGATGATACGCAGTCATGGATGGATACGACAGAAATGGCTATAGGCAATATCAATACGGTACTCCAAAGGGCGAGTGAGCTCGCTATACAGGCCGCTAGTGAGACGAATTCCATAGATGAGAGAAATACCATAGCTGGTGAAATAACCCAACTCAGAAATCAGCTTATACAAATAGGAAATACAAACTATGCAGGCAGTTATATATTCTCAGGGTTTAAGACTGATAAACCGCTTTTTACGACCGATGGCAAGTACGACTTTGGCGGGGCAAGCAGTTTAACCCTTGATGAGGTTATAGAGGTCAATATAGGCATGGGAGATAAAATAGGCATGAACTCAGTAGGTCAAAGATCATTTGGGCTATACTCCGGTGTTGGAGACCTGGATTTGATGACTGCAAATACACTGGAGCCACAGCAAAGCATGAAGGGTAAATATATAAATGCTACATTAACAGACCCGCTGAATGCCACGGGCAGTTTTACACTGATAAATGGTTCTGATAGTGCGACAATAAGTATTACGGGGCCTTTTACCAGCTTAACTGATATGGAGGATGCAATAACGGCTCAACTGGTGGGCACTGATTTGGAGGATCCACATGTAATTGTTTCTATCAAGGATAATAAGCTTATTTTCGAGTCGGATAATGATCTTACTATCCAATCAGTAGGTCTGGATGTTACATTGTTGGGTATGACCAACAATCAAAAATCCGTATCCAGGATAGATCCAGGGGACGACTCACAGCTAATAGCTATATTCAACCAATTGATAACGGATCTTACAGCTAATAATACTCCGGGTATAAGCAATGCCATATCAAGAATCGAGAATCAAGCATCTAATATTAATGCAATAAGAGCAGAGATAGGGGTAAAATCGAACAGAGTTGAGCTTACTACTAACAGGATATTGGATGATACGCTCAACTTGAAGGGACTTCTTTCGAAAAATGAAGATGCTGATATGGCAGAAGTCATAATGAACATAAAAATGGAAGAGAATGTCTATCAGGCTTCCCTTTCAACTGGAGCTAGAATAATACAACCATCGCTTATTGACTTTTTAAGGTAG